In Natronogracilivirga saccharolytica, the following are encoded in one genomic region:
- a CDS encoding anti-sigma factor family protein, giving the protein MVLIDMGLKLDKKQAYELSTVVADGEATREEREAFFSFIEDNPDVRAYYEEELWVKQLVREKVIFDKTPEHLRKAIEEKLNAVSGNSEYYDESPVEIEYPANTGLMTPGKRFAAISSIAAVFIAGLILFVSQWFFTDEQAAATSDLPSLEKHVLEHFSTFDRHEMPPEISATSRENIGNHLAENFNISITVPELANTSISGAAYTEFVNDYHIPLLQYKMDDEDFIYIYAFKVSDLENHLKRNPEAVKECISKDDYHISNVDGYDVVSWKWDDVWYVGISRHEGEKLASLLPK; this is encoded by the coding sequence GTGGTACTTATAGATATGGGACTAAAGCTTGACAAAAAACAAGCCTATGAACTCTCTACTGTGGTGGCCGATGGCGAGGCTACCCGTGAAGAAAGAGAGGCTTTTTTTTCATTCATTGAAGATAATCCGGATGTACGGGCTTATTATGAAGAAGAGCTATGGGTGAAACAGCTTGTCAGGGAAAAGGTGATTTTTGATAAAACACCCGAACATCTGAGAAAAGCGATTGAAGAAAAACTTAACGCTGTATCGGGCAACTCCGAATATTATGATGAAAGCCCTGTGGAAATAGAATATCCGGCAAATACCGGATTGATGACTCCCGGAAAGCGATTTGCTGCGATTTCTTCCATTGCCGCTGTATTTATAGCGGGATTGATACTATTTGTCAGTCAGTGGTTTTTCACGGATGAACAGGCGGCAGCCACATCTGATCTTCCGTCCCTTGAAAAACACGTTCTGGAACATTTTTCAACATTTGACAGGCATGAGATGCCCCCGGAGATTAGCGCTACTTCCCGGGAAAATATCGGAAATCATCTGGCCGAGAACTTTAATATTTCCATCACTGTGCCCGAACTGGCAAATACCAGCATTTCCGGAGCTGCATACACAGAATTTGTCAATGACTATCACATTCCCCTTCTTCAATACAAAATGGATGATGAAGATTTCATCTACATATATGCTTTCAAGGTGTCTGATCTTGAAAACCATTTGAAGAGAAACCCGGAAGCCGTCAAAGAATGTATAAGCAAGGATGATTATCACATTTCGAATGTAGACGGTTATGATGTCGTTTCCTGGAAATGGGACGATGTCTGGTATGTCGGAATTTCGCGTCACGAAGGGGAAAAATTGGCCAGCCTGCTTCCTAAGTAA